A window of Solanum stenotomum isolate F172 chromosome 3, ASM1918654v1, whole genome shotgun sequence contains these coding sequences:
- the LOC125857667 gene encoding uncharacterized protein LOC125857667 isoform X3 → MQGPFVEPICNFQTNTVSTEVNKESIPCSQNQSVGGRLVSGTCNVCSTPCSSCFPTSPSLMESKVDELSGETGINSLSFSVNDVSSSDKTRKCEIRQSSKIDSAIRTSSSSLSFSSNAEVKANARTSDVSSVTSDGAVLAKLKDPKSFEGLDDNMSCIGRGDEGNKLSSFSKTSEDKSSLQCSSTSSGRTINNQTSAGCVHVKVEADDGSPVDHSKQNESSGEEDNKAPTEATSSRNAHSTGDCLENNHSLLKNDVASEASDDRPADTCPEKNDQKNVGSPVSSDTKDALQSQQMDESEDSDIEELDVKVCDICGDAGREDLLAICCKCTDGAEHTYCMREMLQKVPEGDWMCEECKFDEEMKNRKEDKSVKFDGNGKSYPTGQKIAVGNTGLTIKTESKPPDFEGDIASDPKTPGKRRMDDTEVSSAAKKQALEPVLASPKTLSPNKLPALSRESSFKNSDKGKLKSANLISSGGLSVHDTPAWGSRLQTSRGTFSKSNSFSSLAAKRKVLLVDESFLPKQKLVRESTGLDAKESSTRSMSKSMSFRSISTSRNNVSESKVKMLSPRVFPAQDKAQMQTKERNQFERKNSFRSERSPGTSVPSRTDQRSAFRGDPSPLPSSSNICDLRTGQLDSKPMSLLKSSGAVARRTQDLSVHSDEAKKQASHTSISTGAPAANKISSSDQRPDQSSARDDSLPNSYIAERPTSNTGEGLLDGLPQPSESKNVGERIKESSGRRLKHTGTGTKSLFCQKCKGSGHLTDSCTVDGSELVASDVSAVKNSREAPNGTSNLKAAIEAAMLKKPGVCWKNRVVDQSDDLAVSNTNAETMTPDQLCGSSSRRMFSSNEDGHGVSLNSMTVSHKQEIGSLRQLSVLPAEALTGAGNLVPILLSDEKSSLVDLHRYSQAAMSILSKTAFPEHEYIWQGAFEVQKSGRSLDLCDGIQAHLSSCASPNVLDAVHKFPQKVLFNEVSRLSTWPIQFQEYGVKEDNIALFFFAQDIGSYERCYKILLENMIRNDTALKANLQGVELLIFPSNRLPEKSQRWNMMFFLWGVFRVKKVQATTGKPSLVPQDTPKLIMPFPENIHCLEPVDNVTSGNVSMDGEVTASKKSSCPLVNGNVDSKAAQVCKGDSADTKVEHLEPRSMSSVPASHMDFAPERRQFGIFQVVGDAGRECKVEVLSSSAPSANSQPSRSVDEAAGHMQEKTSVGSMEKGFCSTNGRKFEINLEDEYKDEEASETSGSAATEPTRKALNSDVSNHLKRPRSVETVMQSADSGVNRATRLFNDNDLLVEEAHHDKKLKTSVGGPYGNSEQTSCSSDDFLSRMRGSSYGPYLPDTGYDEALSKAPVPECSESAERYFFPVDPNPGNASSTPWQMHHPDNDRLSDRVPNLELALGGESNSRTRGIPPFLVGKVDKKIIQLQGGETQLLTQGIPPFLVGKVDKKIIQDQGGETHPPTPGIPPFLVGKVDKNIIQDQGGETHPPTPGIPSFLVGKVDKKVSQDHSSVGVKEVEDVSASLSLSLSFPFPEKEQQKGSISQTEQAIPETRRSNTPLLFFRGLGNK, encoded by the exons ATGCAAGGGCCGTTTGTTGAACCTATCTGTAACTTCCAGACGAATACG GTGTCAACTGAAGTCAATAAGGAATCTATCCCGTGTTCTCAGAATCAGAGTGTCGGTGGAAGATTAGTCTCTGGAACGTGTAACGTGTGCTCCACTCCTTGCTCTTCTTGTTTTCCTACTAGTCCAAGTCTCATGGAGTCAAAAGTTGATGAATTATCTGGAGAAACAGGTATAAATAGCTTAAGTTTCTCTGTCAATGATGTTTCGTCTTCTGATAAGACTAGAAAATGTGAAATTAGACAGAGTAGTAAAATAGACAGTGCAATCCGCACTAGTTCAAGTAGCTTATCTTTCTCTTCAAACGCTGAAGTTAAAGCAAATGCAAGGACTTCTGATGTTTCATCAGTTACTTCAGATGGTGCAGTGCTTGCGAAGTTGAAGGATCCCAAATCTTTTGAAGGCCTTGATGACAACATGTCATGTATCGGTAGAGGCGATGAAGGTAATAAATTATCCAGCTTCAGTAAGACGAGTGAAGACAAATCAAGTCTTCAGTGTTCTTCTACTTCCAGTGGGAGGACTATAAATAATCAAACTTCTGCTGGATGTGTACACGTGAAAGTTGAGGCTGATGATGGTAGTCCAGTTGACCATAGTAAGCAGAATGAAAGCAGTGGGGAAGAAGATAACAAGGCACCTACTGAGGCGACCTCATCAAGAAATGCACATAGTACAGGAGACTGTTTGGAAAATAACCATTCATTATTAAAGAATGACGTGGCATCTGAAGCTTCTGATGATCGACCTGCTGATACTTGTCCTGAGAAGAATGACCAAAAGAATGTTGGATCACCTGTTTCCTCTGATACAAAGGACGCCTTACAATCACAGCAAATGGATGAGAGTGAGGATTCTGACATTGAGGAGCTAGAT GTGAAAGTTTGTGATATATGTGGAGATGCTGGTCGGGAGGATTTACTTGCCATATGTTGTAAATGTACAGATGGTGCAGAACATAC TTATTGCATGCGagaaatgttacaaaaagtTCCAGAGGGTGATTGGATGTGCGAGGAATGCAAATTTGATGAGGAAATGAAAAATCGGAAAGAAGATAAATCAGTGAAGTTTGATGGAAATGGAAAAAGTTATCCTACTGGTCAAAAAATTGCTGTTGGCAATACAGGCCTTACCATAAAAACGGAATCAAAGCCTCCTGATTTTGAGGGTGACATAGCTTCTGACCCTAAAACTCCTGGCAAGAGGCGCATGGATGATACTGAAGTTTCTTCTGCAGCAAAGAAGCAGGCTCTTGAACCAGTTCTGGCATCACCAAAAACACTGAGTCCCAATAAACTTCCTGCCCTTTCTCGTGAAAGTTCATTTAAAAACTCAGATAAGGGGAAGTTGAAATCTGCTAATCTGATTTCTTCTGGAGGTCTTTCTGTTCATGATACTCCAGCTTGGGGGTCACGACTACAAACTTCTAGAg GTACCTTTTCGAAGTCTAATTCTTTCAGTTCCCTGGCTGCAAAACGAAAAGTGCTACTTGTAGATGAAAGTTTCCTCCCGAAGCAGAAATTGGTCAGAGAGTCCACTGGTCTTGATGCGAAAGAGAGTTCTACTCGATCAATGAGCAAATCTATGTCATTTAGATCGATAAGCACTAGCCGCAACAATGTCTCTGAATCAAAAGTTAAGATGTTATCCCCTAGGGTTTTCCCTGCTCAGGACAAAGCACAAATGCAGACAAAAGAACGAAATCAATTTGAAAGGAAGAATTCTTTTAGATCAGAGCGTTCTCCCGGTACTTCTGTTCCTTCTAGAACCGATCAAAGATCAGCATTTCGAGGTGATCCTTCACCACTTCCTTCCTCAAGTAATATCTGTGATTTGCGAACAGGTCAGCTTGACAGCAAACCTATGTCACTATTGAAATCTTCTGGTGCTGTTGCTCGTAGGACACAGGATTTATCTGTTCATTCAG ATGAAGCTAAGAAGCAGGCATCTCACACATCCATCTCTACAGGAGCTCCTGCTGCCAATAAAATTAGTAGCTCTGATCAGCGACCTGACCAGAGTAGTGCAAGAGATGATTCTTTGCCAAACTCTTATATTGCTGAGAGACCAACATCTAACACTGGTGAGGGTCTGTTGGATGGACTGCCCCAGCCAAGTGAATCAAAAAATGTTGGTGAGAGAATAAAGGAGAGTTCTGGGAGACGCTTAAAACACACTGGAACTGGTACTAAGTCACTCTTCTGCCAGAAGTGTAAAGGAAGCGGTCACTTGACAGATAGTTGCACTGTTGATGGGTCTGAATTAGTCGCTTCTGATGTTTCTGCTGTAAAAAATTCTAGAGAGGCCCCAAATGGCACCAGCAATCTTAAAGCTGCAATTGAGGCGGCTATGCTAAAGAAGCCTGGAGTATGCTGGAAGAATAGGGTTGTTGATCAATCTGATGATTTAGCTGTGTCAAACACAAATGCTGAAACAATGACTCCGGATCAATTATGTGGTTCAAGTAGCAGAAGAATGTTTTCTTCCAACGAGGATGGCCATGGGGTGTCATTGAACTCTATGACTGTCTCTCATAAACAGGAAATCGGTAGCTTGAGGCAGCTATCAGTGCTTCCTGCTGAAGCCCTTACCGGAGCAGGAAATCTGGTGCCTATTCTTCTGTCTGATGAAAAATCTTCACTTGTTGATTTACATAGATATTCACAAGCGGCAATGTCAATACTTTCGAAGACAGCATTTCCAGAGCATGAATATATATGGCA GGGTGCTTTTGAGGTTCAGAAGAGTGGAAGAAGTCTTGACCTATGTGATGGAATTCAGGCTCATTTATCAAGTTGTGCATCACCCAACGTTCTTGACGCAGTACACAAATTTCCTCAAAAGGTCCTCTTTAATGAGGTATCACGATTGAGCACTTGGCCAATACAATTTCAGGAGTATGGTGTTAAAGAAGATAATATTGCACTGTTCTTTTTTGCTCAAGATATTGGAAG CTATGAGAGGTGCTACAAAATTTTGCTGGAGAATATGATTAGGAATGACACGGCTCTCAAAGCGAATCTTCAAGGTGTTGAACTTCTGATATTCCCATCTAACAGACTTCCTGAAAAATCTCAAC GGTGGAATATGATGTTCTTCCTATGGGGTGTCTTTAGAGTAAAGAAGGTGCAGGCAACAACTGGAAAGCCATCTCTTGTACCCCAAGATACTCCAAAATTAATCATGCCTTTTCCAGAGAATATACATTGCCTCGAACCTGTAGACAATGTTACAAGTGGTAATGTTTCCATGGATGGTGAGGTAACTGCTTCAAAGAAGTCTAGCTGTCCATTAGTTAATGGAAATGTTGATTCTAAAGCGGCCCAAGTATGCAAAGGTGACTCTGCAGACACAAAGGTGGAGCATCTGGAGCCTAGGTCCATGTCTTCTGTACCGGCCAGCCACATGGATTTTGCCCCAGAGAGGAGACAGTTTGGCATTTTCCAG GTGGTTGGAGATGCTGGACGTGAATGCAAAGTGGAAGTGCTAAGTAGTTCTGCACCATCTGCCAATTCTCAGCCATCCCGCTCTGTTGATGAAGCTGCAGGTCATATGCAGGAGAAAACTTCTGTGGGCAGCATGGAGAAAGGCTTCTGTAGCACAAATGGTAGGAAATTTGAGATAAATCTGGAAGATGAATATAAAGATGAAGAGGCATCTGAAACGAGTGGAAGTGCAGCTACGGAACCGACACGGAAGGCGCTCAATAGTGATGTGTCAAACCACCTGAAACGTCCCCGTTCAGTGGAGACCGTGATGCAATCTGCTGACTCTGGAGTTAATCGAGCAACTCGACTTTTTAATGATAATGACCTTCTAGTTGAAGAGGCACACCATGACAAAAAATTGAAGACTAGTGTTGGTGGACCTTATGGTAATAGCGAGCAAACTAGTTGTTCCAGTGATGATTTTTTGTCACGGATGCGTGGTTCCTCTTATGGACCCTACCTTCCGGATACTGGGTATGATGAAGCTCTGAGTAAAGCACCTGTTCCGGAGTGCTCAGAGAGTGCTGAAAGATATTTCTTCCCTGTTGATCCAAATCCTGGTAATGCTAGCTCGACGCCTTGGCAAATGCATCATCCAGACAATGATCGGCTTAGTGATAGAGTCCCGAATCTTGAGCTAGCATTAGGTGGTGAGTCAAATTCACGGACTCGGGGAATCCCACCCTTTTTAGTTGGGAAAGTAGACAAGAAAATCATTCAGCTCCAAGGTGGTGAGACACAATTGCTGACTCAGGGAATCCCACCCTTTTTAGTTGGGAAAGTAGACAAGAAAATCATTCAGGACCAGGGTGGTGAGACACATCCACCAACTCCGGGAATCCCACCCTTTTTAGTTGGGAAAGTAGACAAGAATATCATTCAGGACCAGGGTGGTGAGACACATCCGCCAACTCCAGGAATCCCATCGTTTTTAGTTGGGAAAGTAGACAAGAAAGTCAGTCAGGACCATTCTTCAGTTGGAGTGAAGGAGGTAGAGGATGTCTCTGCTTCTCTCTCCCTTTCTCTTTCATTTCCTTTCCCGGAAAAGGAACAACAGAAAGGTTCTATTTCACAAACTGAGCAAGCAATACCTGAAACAAGACGCAGTAATACACCTCTCCTCTTCTTTAGGGGACTCGGCAACAAGTAG
- the LOC125857667 gene encoding uncharacterized protein LOC125857667 isoform X6, whose amino-acid sequence MSKHKERSLNELYNVTFTLSKPKITPLLRGSHRMQGPFVEPICNFQTNTVSTEVNKESIPCSQNQSVGGRLVSGTCNVCSTPCSSCFPTSPSLMESKVDELSGETDGAVLAKLKDPKSFEGLDDNMSCIGRGDEGNKLSSFSKTSEDKSSLQCSSTSSGRTINNQTSAGCVHVKVEADDGSPVDHSKQNESSGEEDNKAPTEATSSRNAHSTGDCLENNHSLLKNDVASEASDDRPADTCPEKNDQKNVGSPVSSDTKDALQSQQMDESEDSDIEELDVKVCDICGDAGREDLLAICCKCTDGAEHTYCMREMLQKVPEGDWMCEECKFDEEMKNRKEDKSVKFDGNGKSYPTGQKIAVGNTGLTIKTESKPPDFEGDIASDPKTPGKRRMDDTEVSSAAKKQALEPVLASPKTLSPNKLPALSRESSFKNSDKGKLKSANLISSGGLSVHDTPAWGSRLQTSRGTFSKSNSFSSLAAKRKVLLVDESFLPKQKLVRESTGLDAKESSTRSMSKSMSFRSISTSRNNVSESKVKMLSPRVFPAQDKAQMQTKERNQFERKNSFRSERSPGTSVPSRTDQRSAFRGDPSPLPSSSNICDLRTGQLDSKPMSLLKSSGAVARRTQDLSVHSDEAKKQASHTSISTGAPAANKISSSDQRPDQSSARDDSLPNSYIAERPTSNTGEGLLDGLPQPSESKNVGERIKESSGRRLKHTGTGTKSLFCQKCKGSGHLTDSCTVDGSELVASDVSAVKNSREAPNGTSNLKAAIEAAMLKKPGVCWKNRVVDQSDDLAVSNTNAETMTPDQLCGSSSRRMFSSNEDGHGVSLNSMTVSHKQEIGSLRQLSVLPAEALTGAGNLVPILLSDEKSSLVDLHRYSQAAMSILSKTAFPEHEYIWQGAFEVQKSGRSLDLCDGIQAHLSSCASPNVLDAVHKFPQKVLFNEVSRLSTWPIQFQEYGVKEDNIALFFFAQDIGSYERCYKILLENMIRNDTALKANLQGVELLIFPSNRLPEKSQRWNMMFFLWGVFRVKKVQATTGKPSLVPQDTPKLIMPFPENIHCLEPVDNVTSGNVSMDGEVTASKKSSCPLVNGNVDSKAAQVCKGDSADTKVEHLEPRSMSSVPASHMDFAPERRQFGIFQVVGDAGRECKVEVLSSSAPSANSQPSRSVDEAAGHMQEKTSVGSMEKGFCSTNGRKFEINLEDEYKDEEASETSGSAATEPTRKALNSDVSNHLKRPRSVETVMQSADSGVNRATRLFNDNDLLVEEAHHDKKLKTSVGGPYGNSEQTSCSSDDFLSRMRGSSYGPYLPDTGYDEALSKAPVPECSESAERYFFPVDPNPGNASSTPWQMHHPDNDRLSDRVPNLELALGGESNSRTRGIPPFLVGKVDKKIIQLQGGETQLLTQGIPPFLVGKVDKKIIQDQGGETHPPTPGIPPFLVGKVDKNIIQDQGGETHPPTPGIPSFLVGKVDKKVSQDHSSVGVKEVEDVSASLSLSLSFPFPEKEQQKGSISQTEQAIPETRRSNTPLLFFRGLGNK is encoded by the exons ATGTCAAAGCataaagaaagaagtttgaatGAGTTATACAATGTGACTTTCACTCTTTCGAAACCGAAG ATTACCCCTCTGTTGAGAGGAAGCCATCGGATGCAAGGGCCGTTTGTTGAACCTATCTGTAACTTCCAGACGAATACG GTGTCAACTGAAGTCAATAAGGAATCTATCCCGTGTTCTCAGAATCAGAGTGTCGGTGGAAGATTAGTCTCTGGAACGTGTAACGTGTGCTCCACTCCTTGCTCTTCTTGTTTTCCTACTAGTCCAAGTCTCATGGAGTCAAAAGTTGATGAATTATCTGGAGAAACAG ATGGTGCAGTGCTTGCGAAGTTGAAGGATCCCAAATCTTTTGAAGGCCTTGATGACAACATGTCATGTATCGGTAGAGGCGATGAAGGTAATAAATTATCCAGCTTCAGTAAGACGAGTGAAGACAAATCAAGTCTTCAGTGTTCTTCTACTTCCAGTGGGAGGACTATAAATAATCAAACTTCTGCTGGATGTGTACACGTGAAAGTTGAGGCTGATGATGGTAGTCCAGTTGACCATAGTAAGCAGAATGAAAGCAGTGGGGAAGAAGATAACAAGGCACCTACTGAGGCGACCTCATCAAGAAATGCACATAGTACAGGAGACTGTTTGGAAAATAACCATTCATTATTAAAGAATGACGTGGCATCTGAAGCTTCTGATGATCGACCTGCTGATACTTGTCCTGAGAAGAATGACCAAAAGAATGTTGGATCACCTGTTTCCTCTGATACAAAGGACGCCTTACAATCACAGCAAATGGATGAGAGTGAGGATTCTGACATTGAGGAGCTAGAT GTGAAAGTTTGTGATATATGTGGAGATGCTGGTCGGGAGGATTTACTTGCCATATGTTGTAAATGTACAGATGGTGCAGAACATAC TTATTGCATGCGagaaatgttacaaaaagtTCCAGAGGGTGATTGGATGTGCGAGGAATGCAAATTTGATGAGGAAATGAAAAATCGGAAAGAAGATAAATCAGTGAAGTTTGATGGAAATGGAAAAAGTTATCCTACTGGTCAAAAAATTGCTGTTGGCAATACAGGCCTTACCATAAAAACGGAATCAAAGCCTCCTGATTTTGAGGGTGACATAGCTTCTGACCCTAAAACTCCTGGCAAGAGGCGCATGGATGATACTGAAGTTTCTTCTGCAGCAAAGAAGCAGGCTCTTGAACCAGTTCTGGCATCACCAAAAACACTGAGTCCCAATAAACTTCCTGCCCTTTCTCGTGAAAGTTCATTTAAAAACTCAGATAAGGGGAAGTTGAAATCTGCTAATCTGATTTCTTCTGGAGGTCTTTCTGTTCATGATACTCCAGCTTGGGGGTCACGACTACAAACTTCTAGAg GTACCTTTTCGAAGTCTAATTCTTTCAGTTCCCTGGCTGCAAAACGAAAAGTGCTACTTGTAGATGAAAGTTTCCTCCCGAAGCAGAAATTGGTCAGAGAGTCCACTGGTCTTGATGCGAAAGAGAGTTCTACTCGATCAATGAGCAAATCTATGTCATTTAGATCGATAAGCACTAGCCGCAACAATGTCTCTGAATCAAAAGTTAAGATGTTATCCCCTAGGGTTTTCCCTGCTCAGGACAAAGCACAAATGCAGACAAAAGAACGAAATCAATTTGAAAGGAAGAATTCTTTTAGATCAGAGCGTTCTCCCGGTACTTCTGTTCCTTCTAGAACCGATCAAAGATCAGCATTTCGAGGTGATCCTTCACCACTTCCTTCCTCAAGTAATATCTGTGATTTGCGAACAGGTCAGCTTGACAGCAAACCTATGTCACTATTGAAATCTTCTGGTGCTGTTGCTCGTAGGACACAGGATTTATCTGTTCATTCAG ATGAAGCTAAGAAGCAGGCATCTCACACATCCATCTCTACAGGAGCTCCTGCTGCCAATAAAATTAGTAGCTCTGATCAGCGACCTGACCAGAGTAGTGCAAGAGATGATTCTTTGCCAAACTCTTATATTGCTGAGAGACCAACATCTAACACTGGTGAGGGTCTGTTGGATGGACTGCCCCAGCCAAGTGAATCAAAAAATGTTGGTGAGAGAATAAAGGAGAGTTCTGGGAGACGCTTAAAACACACTGGAACTGGTACTAAGTCACTCTTCTGCCAGAAGTGTAAAGGAAGCGGTCACTTGACAGATAGTTGCACTGTTGATGGGTCTGAATTAGTCGCTTCTGATGTTTCTGCTGTAAAAAATTCTAGAGAGGCCCCAAATGGCACCAGCAATCTTAAAGCTGCAATTGAGGCGGCTATGCTAAAGAAGCCTGGAGTATGCTGGAAGAATAGGGTTGTTGATCAATCTGATGATTTAGCTGTGTCAAACACAAATGCTGAAACAATGACTCCGGATCAATTATGTGGTTCAAGTAGCAGAAGAATGTTTTCTTCCAACGAGGATGGCCATGGGGTGTCATTGAACTCTATGACTGTCTCTCATAAACAGGAAATCGGTAGCTTGAGGCAGCTATCAGTGCTTCCTGCTGAAGCCCTTACCGGAGCAGGAAATCTGGTGCCTATTCTTCTGTCTGATGAAAAATCTTCACTTGTTGATTTACATAGATATTCACAAGCGGCAATGTCAATACTTTCGAAGACAGCATTTCCAGAGCATGAATATATATGGCA GGGTGCTTTTGAGGTTCAGAAGAGTGGAAGAAGTCTTGACCTATGTGATGGAATTCAGGCTCATTTATCAAGTTGTGCATCACCCAACGTTCTTGACGCAGTACACAAATTTCCTCAAAAGGTCCTCTTTAATGAGGTATCACGATTGAGCACTTGGCCAATACAATTTCAGGAGTATGGTGTTAAAGAAGATAATATTGCACTGTTCTTTTTTGCTCAAGATATTGGAAG CTATGAGAGGTGCTACAAAATTTTGCTGGAGAATATGATTAGGAATGACACGGCTCTCAAAGCGAATCTTCAAGGTGTTGAACTTCTGATATTCCCATCTAACAGACTTCCTGAAAAATCTCAAC GGTGGAATATGATGTTCTTCCTATGGGGTGTCTTTAGAGTAAAGAAGGTGCAGGCAACAACTGGAAAGCCATCTCTTGTACCCCAAGATACTCCAAAATTAATCATGCCTTTTCCAGAGAATATACATTGCCTCGAACCTGTAGACAATGTTACAAGTGGTAATGTTTCCATGGATGGTGAGGTAACTGCTTCAAAGAAGTCTAGCTGTCCATTAGTTAATGGAAATGTTGATTCTAAAGCGGCCCAAGTATGCAAAGGTGACTCTGCAGACACAAAGGTGGAGCATCTGGAGCCTAGGTCCATGTCTTCTGTACCGGCCAGCCACATGGATTTTGCCCCAGAGAGGAGACAGTTTGGCATTTTCCAG GTGGTTGGAGATGCTGGACGTGAATGCAAAGTGGAAGTGCTAAGTAGTTCTGCACCATCTGCCAATTCTCAGCCATCCCGCTCTGTTGATGAAGCTGCAGGTCATATGCAGGAGAAAACTTCTGTGGGCAGCATGGAGAAAGGCTTCTGTAGCACAAATGGTAGGAAATTTGAGATAAATCTGGAAGATGAATATAAAGATGAAGAGGCATCTGAAACGAGTGGAAGTGCAGCTACGGAACCGACACGGAAGGCGCTCAATAGTGATGTGTCAAACCACCTGAAACGTCCCCGTTCAGTGGAGACCGTGATGCAATCTGCTGACTCTGGAGTTAATCGAGCAACTCGACTTTTTAATGATAATGACCTTCTAGTTGAAGAGGCACACCATGACAAAAAATTGAAGACTAGTGTTGGTGGACCTTATGGTAATAGCGAGCAAACTAGTTGTTCCAGTGATGATTTTTTGTCACGGATGCGTGGTTCCTCTTATGGACCCTACCTTCCGGATACTGGGTATGATGAAGCTCTGAGTAAAGCACCTGTTCCGGAGTGCTCAGAGAGTGCTGAAAGATATTTCTTCCCTGTTGATCCAAATCCTGGTAATGCTAGCTCGACGCCTTGGCAAATGCATCATCCAGACAATGATCGGCTTAGTGATAGAGTCCCGAATCTTGAGCTAGCATTAGGTGGTGAGTCAAATTCACGGACTCGGGGAATCCCACCCTTTTTAGTTGGGAAAGTAGACAAGAAAATCATTCAGCTCCAAGGTGGTGAGACACAATTGCTGACTCAGGGAATCCCACCCTTTTTAGTTGGGAAAGTAGACAAGAAAATCATTCAGGACCAGGGTGGTGAGACACATCCACCAACTCCGGGAATCCCACCCTTTTTAGTTGGGAAAGTAGACAAGAATATCATTCAGGACCAGGGTGGTGAGACACATCCGCCAACTCCAGGAATCCCATCGTTTTTAGTTGGGAAAGTAGACAAGAAAGTCAGTCAGGACCATTCTTCAGTTGGAGTGAAGGAGGTAGAGGATGTCTCTGCTTCTCTCTCCCTTTCTCTTTCATTTCCTTTCCCGGAAAAGGAACAACAGAAAGGTTCTATTTCACAAACTGAGCAAGCAATACCTGAAACAAGACGCAGTAATACACCTCTCCTCTTCTTTAGGGGACTCGGCAACAAGTAG